In one Nocardioides sp. NBC_00368 genomic region, the following are encoded:
- a CDS encoding acyltransferase family protein gives MSSTTGSATSSRQRLDIQGLRAIAVLAVVALHVGFGSLTGGFVGVDVFFAISGFLITQQLMRQVRTEGRVSLLGFYARRARRILPAATVVLLATVVYAAFFLGFVRTREIALDALWSAAFAANFRFAALETDYFSAALPPSPLQHFWSLAVEEQFYLVWPLMILGCLWVLKRRSKQAEPDPRGRRRVLVIALGVVIVASLLASAVLTRTSPEAAYFSPFTRAWELGLGAIAAIAFRDDGPQDATARWRAQVLSAFGMFFIVCACLQFNDATPFPGTPALVPVLGSVFIIVAGTLWHGPTVVGRLLSVPPLQVIGNWSYSLYLWHFPVLVLAELQLGRELHWWEQVLLVALAFGLAGLSYRFVEEPFRRGVLWHRPALRRAGSLGPVALYPLSITLVAVTCFGANSYATGAARDGYQPAITLAEADSSASASASAEQSKDSEQPDRPASSDAPPAAKAQEPDPLPALLKASVLAARKNQPIPTNLKPGLTNLSDDVETVGACNYYATNVRKLCPRGDVDAEKTMVIIGDSHARHWTPAVEEIAERSGYRAYVLAMPQCTVSLVTPDKIDSTDPMTSCDDFHDFMLSSVKKLRPDLLLISSRPISAAYHDSSGRHTDREDVRRAVYRGYQRLLAQVKPVAKRTVWLRDVPALEFDPATCLSSNKTLSPCTYKPLESQQDGADLQIQAAKSARVETVDLDDMFCDSVGICTTVVGDTITHRDGHHLTATYSKELGRTLGERLEVW, from the coding sequence GTGAGCTCGACGACCGGGAGCGCGACCTCGTCTCGGCAACGCCTCGACATCCAGGGCCTGCGCGCGATCGCGGTGCTCGCGGTCGTCGCGCTCCACGTCGGCTTCGGGTCGCTGACCGGCGGCTTCGTCGGCGTCGACGTCTTCTTCGCGATCTCGGGCTTCCTGATCACCCAGCAGCTGATGCGGCAGGTGCGCACCGAGGGCCGGGTCAGCCTGCTCGGCTTCTACGCTCGCCGGGCCCGGCGGATCCTGCCCGCGGCGACCGTGGTCCTGCTCGCGACGGTGGTCTACGCCGCGTTCTTCCTCGGCTTCGTACGCACCCGTGAGATCGCCCTCGATGCGCTGTGGTCAGCGGCGTTCGCCGCCAACTTCCGGTTCGCGGCGCTGGAGACCGACTACTTCTCGGCCGCGCTGCCGCCGTCGCCGCTCCAGCACTTCTGGTCGCTCGCGGTGGAGGAGCAGTTCTACCTGGTCTGGCCGCTGATGATCCTGGGCTGCCTGTGGGTGCTGAAGCGGCGCAGCAAGCAGGCCGAGCCCGACCCGCGCGGGCGCAGGCGTGTGCTGGTCATCGCGCTCGGTGTCGTGATCGTGGCATCGCTGCTCGCCTCGGCGGTGCTGACCCGGACCAGCCCGGAGGCGGCGTACTTCTCGCCCTTCACCCGCGCCTGGGAGCTCGGCCTGGGCGCGATCGCGGCGATCGCGTTCCGCGACGACGGGCCGCAGGACGCGACCGCACGCTGGCGGGCGCAGGTGCTCTCCGCGTTCGGGATGTTCTTCATCGTGTGCGCCTGCCTGCAGTTCAACGACGCGACCCCGTTCCCGGGCACCCCGGCGCTCGTGCCCGTCCTCGGCAGCGTCTTCATCATCGTGGCCGGCACGTTGTGGCACGGCCCGACGGTGGTCGGCAGGCTGCTGTCGGTGCCGCCGCTGCAGGTGATCGGCAACTGGTCCTACTCGCTCTACCTGTGGCACTTCCCGGTGCTGGTCCTCGCCGAGCTGCAGCTGGGCCGTGAGCTGCACTGGTGGGAGCAGGTGCTCCTCGTGGCACTCGCGTTCGGCCTGGCGGGCCTCTCCTACCGCTTCGTCGAGGAGCCGTTCCGGCGCGGCGTCCTGTGGCACCGCCCGGCGCTGCGCAGGGCGGGCTCGCTGGGCCCGGTCGCGCTCTACCCGCTGAGCATCACCCTGGTCGCGGTGACCTGCTTCGGGGCCAACTCCTACGCCACCGGGGCCGCTCGCGACGGCTACCAGCCGGCGATCACGCTGGCCGAGGCGGACTCCTCCGCCTCCGCCTCCGCCTCCGCCGAGCAGTCCAAGGACTCCGAGCAGCCCGATCGCCCGGCGTCGAGCGACGCACCGCCGGCGGCCAAGGCGCAGGAGCCCGACCCGCTCCCGGCCCTGCTGAAGGCCTCGGTGCTCGCCGCCCGCAAGAACCAGCCCATCCCCACCAACCTGAAGCCGGGGCTCACCAACCTCTCCGACGACGTCGAGACTGTCGGTGCGTGCAACTACTACGCGACCAACGTACGCAAGCTGTGCCCGCGCGGGGACGTCGACGCCGAGAAGACGATGGTGATCATCGGCGACTCCCATGCCCGCCACTGGACACCCGCCGTCGAGGAGATCGCCGAGCGCTCCGGCTACCGCGCCTATGTGCTGGCGATGCCGCAGTGCACCGTCTCGCTGGTGACGCCCGACAAGATCGACAGCACCGACCCGATGACCTCGTGCGACGACTTCCACGACTTCATGCTCTCCTCGGTCAAGAAGCTCCGTCCCGACCTGCTGCTGATCTCCTCGCGCCCGATCAGCGCCGCCTACCACGACTCCTCGGGCCGCCACACCGACCGTGAGGACGTACGCCGCGCCGTCTACCGCGGCTACCAGCGGCTGCTGGCGCAGGTGAAGCCCGTCGCCAAGCGCACCGTGTGGCTGCGCGACGTCCCGGCGCTCGAGTTCGACCCGGCCACCTGCCTGAGCAGCAACAAGACGCTCTCGCCCTGCACCTACAAGCCGCTCGAGAGCCAGCAGGACGGCGCCGACCTGCAGATCCAGGCGGCCAAGTCCGCTCGTGTCGAGACCGTCGACCTCGACGACATGTTCTGTGACAGCGTCGGCATCTGCACGACGGTCGTCGGCGACACGATCACGCACCGCGACGGCCACCACCTCACCGCCACCTACTCCAAGGAGCTCGGGCGCACCCTGGGCGAGCGACTCGAGGTCTGGTGA